Proteins from one Halovivax limisalsi genomic window:
- a CDS encoding cupin domain-containing protein, giving the protein MSEPLLRRADEIEYEPVEAADGLAKGVLVAEEHGAPNFAIRRFTLEAGGEVPEHTNEVEHEQYVLAGEYVVGIDGEEHTVSAGDSLFIPAGVPHWYRNESDEDGAFLCAVPNGDDAIELVE; this is encoded by the coding sequence ATGTCCGAGCCACTCCTGCGACGCGCCGACGAGATCGAATACGAACCGGTCGAGGCCGCAGACGGCCTCGCGAAAGGCGTCCTCGTCGCCGAGGAACACGGGGCGCCGAACTTCGCCATCCGTCGCTTCACGCTCGAAGCGGGCGGCGAGGTACCCGAGCACACGAACGAGGTCGAACACGAACAGTACGTCCTCGCCGGGGAGTACGTCGTCGGGATCGACGGCGAGGAACACACCGTCTCCGCCGGCGACTCGCTGTTCATCCCGGCGGGCGTCCCCCACTGGTATCGCAACGAGAGCGACGAGGACGGCGCGTTCCTCTGTGCGGTTCCCAACGGCGACGACGCCATCGAGCTGGTCGAGTAA
- the serS gene encoding serine--tRNA ligase, translating to MLDRTYVRENPDEVRAALDQKGVDFDLDRLLAVDEEWRELKARGDDLRHERNQVSQRIGELKREGAEEEAEAAIERSNELKAELEEIEDRADVLETELEEGLLRLPQIPADEVPVGADESENVERRREGFDDLRELPAEIVPHYDLGEDLELVDFERGAKVAGGGFQFLKGDGARLEHALIQFFLDVHRESGYVDVFPPIAVNSASMRGTGQFPKFTEDAYRLGADNDEPYDDDDLWLLPTAEVPVTNMHRDEIFVDEDLPLKYVAYSPNFRREAGEHGTETRGYVRVHQFNKVELVNFVRPEESYDRFEGLLAEAEEVLRRLELPYRILEMCTGDLGFTQAKKYDIEVWAPADDMEDGPEEGGRWLEVSSVSNFEDFQARRAGIQYRPERHESAEHVHTLNGSGVALPRVMVAIMEYYQNDDGTITVPEVLRPYLGGQEIIEGHQSVGESALGSDD from the coding sequence ATGCTCGATCGGACCTACGTGCGCGAGAACCCCGATGAGGTACGGGCGGCCCTCGATCAGAAGGGCGTCGACTTCGACCTCGATCGCCTGCTCGCCGTCGACGAGGAGTGGCGCGAGCTCAAAGCTCGCGGCGACGACCTGCGCCACGAGCGCAATCAGGTGAGCCAGCGGATCGGCGAGCTCAAACGCGAGGGCGCCGAGGAGGAGGCCGAGGCGGCGATCGAGCGCTCGAACGAGCTCAAAGCGGAACTCGAGGAGATCGAGGACCGGGCCGACGTCCTCGAGACCGAACTCGAGGAGGGGCTGCTGCGGCTCCCCCAGATTCCGGCCGACGAGGTGCCCGTCGGGGCCGACGAGAGCGAGAACGTCGAGCGCCGGCGCGAAGGGTTCGACGACCTGCGCGAGCTGCCCGCGGAGATCGTCCCGCACTACGACCTGGGCGAGGACCTCGAACTCGTCGACTTCGAGCGCGGCGCGAAGGTCGCCGGCGGCGGGTTTCAGTTCCTCAAAGGCGACGGCGCTCGCCTCGAACACGCGCTGATCCAGTTCTTCCTCGACGTCCACCGCGAGAGCGGCTACGTCGACGTCTTCCCGCCGATCGCGGTCAACTCGGCCTCGATGCGGGGCACCGGCCAGTTCCCGAAGTTCACCGAGGACGCCTACCGCCTCGGCGCGGACAACGACGAGCCCTACGACGACGACGATCTCTGGCTGCTCCCGACCGCGGAGGTGCCGGTCACCAACATGCACCGCGACGAGATCTTCGTCGACGAGGACCTCCCGCTGAAGTACGTCGCGTACTCGCCGAACTTCCGGCGCGAGGCGGGCGAACACGGCACCGAGACCCGCGGCTACGTCCGCGTCCACCAGTTCAACAAGGTCGAACTCGTCAACTTCGTCCGCCCCGAGGAGAGTTACGACCGCTTCGAGGGCCTCCTCGCGGAGGCCGAGGAAGTCCTCCGGCGCCTCGAACTGCCCTACCGGATCCTCGAGATGTGCACCGGCGATCTGGGCTTCACGCAGGCGAAGAAGTACGACATCGAGGTCTGGGCGCCCGCCGACGACATGGAGGACGGCCCCGAGGAAGGCGGCCGCTGGCTCGAGGTTTCGTCGGTCTCGAACTTCGAGGACTTCCAGGCCCGTCGCGCGGGCATCCAGTACCGGCCAGAGCGCCACGAGTCGGCCGAGCACGTCCACACCCTCAACGGCTCGGGCGTCGCCCTCCCGCGCGTGATGGTCGCCATCATGGAGTACTACCAGAACGACGACGGCACCATCACCGTCCCCGAGGTCCTGCGGCCCTATCTGGGCGGGCAGGAGATCATCGAGGGGCACCAGTCGGTCGGCGAGAGTGCGTTAGGGAGTGACGATTGA
- a CDS encoding cold-shock protein — translation MAKGTVDFFNDTGGYGFIETEDADDDVFFHMEDIGGPDLEEGQELEFEIEQAPKGPRATNVERL, via the coding sequence ATGGCGAAAGGAACCGTTGATTTCTTCAACGACACTGGCGGCTACGGATTCATCGAGACTGAGGACGCGGACGACGACGTATTCTTCCACATGGAAGATATCGGCGGCCCGGACCTTGAGGAAGGACAGGAACTCGAGTTCGAAATCGAGCAGGCCCCCAAGGGCCCGCGCGCGACGAACGTCGAGCGCCTGTAA
- a CDS encoding HalOD1 output domain-containing protein, whose amino-acid sequence MSITDGEAGGRAVGLFHRSFCASGSPEANPPRKKFGSVRSPSTSRVSLQGLDAGEFRSNRLIPYMQSDDTRGTRSDGGDSRSVTDERSPNERATRSVIRAVACALDREPLHLAPLYETVDPDALDRLFDGDRRGGNGSLQLSFRYESCEVTLYADGRTVVELVAERDGADSASADRQ is encoded by the coding sequence ATGTCGATCACCGACGGCGAGGCCGGAGGCCGAGCCGTCGGCCTTTTTCATCGAAGTTTTTGCGCAAGCGGTTCGCCGGAGGCGAACCCGCCGCGCAAAAAGTTCGGTTCGGTTCGCTCCCCCTCGACGTCGAGGGTGTCCCTTCAAGGGCTGGACGCTGGTGAGTTTCGATCGAACAGACTGATCCCCTACATGCAATCAGACGACACCCGAGGCACCCGTAGCGACGGCGGCGATTCGCGCTCCGTCACCGACGAGCGCTCCCCGAACGAGCGAGCGACCCGGAGTGTCATACGGGCCGTCGCCTGCGCATTGGATAGGGAGCCGCTGCATCTCGCGCCGCTGTACGAGACCGTCGACCCGGACGCTCTCGATCGGCTCTTCGACGGCGACCGTCGCGGCGGGAACGGGTCACTCCAACTCTCATTTCGCTACGAGTCGTGCGAGGTCACGCTGTACGCCGACGGCCGGACGGTCGTCGAGCTCGTCGCCGAACGCGACGGGGCTGATTCCGCATCTGCCGACCGTCAGTGA
- a CDS encoding ABC transporter permease subunit, protein MTATWRKVARKDVEDGVRSKVFWGITGTFVAFVVTSLLAAEELVRGAETVTPEIALAGVAMLAQLFVPGVALVAGYTAVTGELRSGSLRVLLGFPFTRGAIVGGKLVGRAALTLAGLAVGLGVSAALVVGLYGVPPLGRTVGFVAATALLGVVFTALAVGGSALASTRGRAMSLTVTPFVAAVFFWKPAVVGLYYAVSGTLPGVEVTRWYLFLIRLNPLEAYRVLAGRVLDEPVQAVPYLPLEDLPTGAVAARYGAEARLAGEVPWYLGDWMAIAVLLAWGLLPLAIGYRSFARRDLG, encoded by the coding sequence ATGACGGCGACCTGGCGCAAGGTCGCGCGGAAAGACGTCGAGGACGGCGTGCGCTCGAAGGTGTTCTGGGGAATTACGGGCACCTTCGTCGCGTTCGTCGTCACGTCCCTGCTCGCGGCCGAGGAACTGGTCCGCGGCGCGGAGACCGTCACCCCGGAGATCGCGCTGGCCGGCGTCGCCATGCTGGCCCAGCTGTTCGTCCCCGGCGTCGCCCTCGTCGCCGGCTACACGGCCGTGACCGGCGAACTCCGGTCGGGGAGTCTGCGGGTCCTCCTCGGCTTCCCGTTCACCCGGGGCGCGATCGTCGGCGGCAAGCTCGTCGGGCGGGCCGCCCTCACGCTGGCCGGACTGGCGGTCGGGCTCGGCGTCTCGGCCGCTCTCGTCGTCGGGCTCTACGGCGTACCGCCGCTCGGCAGGACCGTCGGCTTCGTCGCCGCCACGGCCCTGCTGGGTGTCGTCTTCACAGCCCTGGCGGTGGGCGGGTCGGCCCTCGCGTCGACGCGAGGGCGAGCGATGAGCCTGACCGTCACTCCCTTCGTGGCCGCGGTGTTCTTCTGGAAACCCGCGGTCGTCGGGCTCTACTACGCCGTCTCCGGAACGCTCCCCGGCGTCGAAGTGACGCGGTGGTACCTGTTCCTGATCCGACTCAACCCGCTCGAGGCCTACCGCGTCCTCGCCGGTCGCGTCCTCGACGAACCGGTCCAGGCGGTGCCGTACCTGCCGCTCGAGGACCTGCCGACGGGCGCCGTCGCCGCCCGGTACGGCGCCGAAGCCCGACTCGCGGGCGAGGTTCCGTGGTACCTGGGTGACTGGATGGCGATCGCGGTCCTGCTCGCCTGGGGACTCCTCCCGCTCGCGATCGGCTACCGATCGTTCGCCCGGCGCGACCTCGGTTGA
- a CDS encoding ABC transporter ATP-binding protein — MARRPIEGTEDVPFAIETHGLGKDYGAGEDRVTAVAGLDLTVERGEVFGLLGPNGAGKSTTIDVLLGLARPTAGRASVLGHDAETERQAIRERIGVLPEGLGLYDRLTGRRHLELAIEWADATDDPDALLERVGLADADAARPAAEYSTGMAQRLALAMALIGEPDLLVLDEPSSGLDPHGIKRLRSIIREEAERGATVVFSSHVLGQVEAVCDRVAILADGELVAVDPIDDLRRAVGRGSELRLRIPEAPSIDVDGMEGVAATRYADGTLIVETSEPAAKADVVTRLAATDVPILDIDASDPSLEAVFTAYTRGTAGAADRPFHEPERAPSAEARRDEPAGHPEVAGE; from the coding sequence ATGGCACGGCGACCGATCGAGGGGACCGAAGACGTCCCCTTCGCTATCGAGACGCACGGGCTGGGAAAGGACTACGGGGCGGGCGAGGATCGCGTGACGGCCGTCGCGGGGCTCGACCTGACCGTCGAGCGCGGCGAGGTGTTCGGTCTGCTGGGGCCGAACGGCGCGGGGAAGTCGACGACGATCGACGTGCTCCTGGGACTCGCACGCCCGACGGCGGGGCGCGCGTCGGTGCTCGGCCACGACGCGGAAACCGAGCGGCAGGCGATTCGCGAGCGGATCGGCGTCCTGCCGGAGGGGCTGGGACTCTACGACCGCCTCACCGGGCGACGACACCTCGAACTCGCGATCGAGTGGGCCGACGCGACGGACGACCCAGACGCCCTGCTCGAACGCGTCGGACTGGCCGACGCGGACGCGGCCAGACCGGCCGCCGAGTACTCGACCGGGATGGCCCAGCGACTCGCGCTGGCGATGGCGTTGATCGGCGAGCCGGACCTCCTCGTCCTCGACGAACCGTCGTCGGGGCTCGATCCGCACGGGATCAAGCGCCTGCGGTCGATCATCCGCGAGGAAGCCGAACGCGGGGCGACGGTGGTGTTTTCGAGCCACGTCCTCGGGCAGGTCGAGGCCGTCTGCGATCGCGTCGCGATCCTGGCCGACGGGGAACTGGTCGCCGTCGATCCGATCGACGACCTCCGCCGCGCCGTCGGCCGCGGCAGCGAGTTGCGACTGCGGATCCCCGAGGCGCCGTCGATCGACGTCGACGGAATGGAAGGCGTCGCGGCGACCCGCTACGCCGACGGGACGCTCATCGTCGAAACGTCCGAGCCGGCGGCCAAGGCCGACGTCGTCACCCGCCTCGCCGCGACCGACGTTCCGATTCTCGACATCGACGCCTCCGACCCCTCGCTGGAGGCGGTCTTCACCGCCTACACGAGGGGGACCGCGGGCGCGGCCGATCGGCCGTTCCACGAGCCGGAACGCGCACCGTCGGCCGAGGCGCGGCGCGACGAACCGGCCGGCCACCCGGAGGTGGCCGGCGAATGA
- the merB gene encoding organomercurial lyase codes for MPTDDRHCCDDAPNADRTGATTESDAGGGSGAPVDRAALDVDLPRDLRRSLEGFLGVESVTTLREWAREIRRGVGGSITRSDLCHADAETDHWGELDGERYYFACFYDAVVLAALADGPVDVRTRSPEGTVVRARAVGTDELRARPERAVFSLGVAADATAGTDGPTRAETYAAVCPYVQAFPTRAAYERWAASVDAATVGLPLDGATAFAEALTR; via the coding sequence ATGCCGACCGACGACCGCCACTGTTGCGACGACGCACCGAACGCGGACCGAACGGGAGCGACGACGGAGTCCGATGCGGGCGGTGGATCCGGAGCGCCGGTCGATCGCGCGGCCCTCGACGTCGACCTCCCGCGGGACCTGCGACGGTCCCTGGAGGGGTTCCTCGGCGTGGAGTCCGTCACCACGCTCCGCGAGTGGGCCCGCGAAATACGCCGGGGCGTCGGCGGCTCGATCACCCGCTCGGACCTCTGTCACGCCGACGCGGAGACCGACCACTGGGGCGAGCTCGACGGCGAGCGGTACTACTTCGCCTGCTTCTACGACGCCGTCGTGCTCGCGGCCCTGGCCGACGGACCGGTCGACGTTCGAACGCGCAGCCCCGAAGGAACGGTCGTACGCGCGCGGGCCGTCGGCACCGACGAACTGCGCGCCAGGCCCGAGCGCGCGGTCTTCTCGCTCGGCGTGGCCGCCGACGCGACGGCCGGAACGGACGGACCGACGCGCGCCGAAACCTACGCGGCGGTCTGTCCGTACGTGCAAGCGTTTCCGACGCGGGCTGCCTACGAGCGGTGGGCGGCGTCGGTCGACGCGGCGACCGTGGGGCTGCCGCTCGACGGCGCAACCGCGTTCGCCGAGGCGCTGACGCGGTGA
- a CDS encoding helix-turn-helix domain-containing protein, with the protein MREADVAVDDDAYEAMGIEALVGRCEAAGLRELEELACHGTGALVRVTVESRIDESRLADLDPVDDWHYVDETDAGHVYRIAFTAPSLPEDVAASAADLVGTCDPDLSGEATTLSLVGPQASIAETIDGYAAAGVSPDLRRLTAYEGRSGPLDALTDRQREVLRTAFELGYYDVPRTAATTDVAAELDLDDSTVSEHLQRAERNLLARLFE; encoded by the coding sequence ATGCGGGAAGCGGACGTCGCGGTCGACGACGACGCGTACGAGGCGATGGGGATCGAGGCGCTCGTCGGCCGCTGCGAGGCGGCGGGGCTCCGCGAGCTGGAGGAACTCGCCTGTCACGGGACGGGCGCGCTCGTCCGGGTGACGGTCGAGTCGCGGATCGACGAGTCGCGCCTCGCCGACCTCGACCCCGTCGACGACTGGCACTACGTCGACGAGACGGACGCGGGCCACGTGTACCGGATCGCCTTCACCGCGCCGTCGCTCCCGGAGGACGTCGCGGCGTCGGCCGCCGACCTCGTCGGGACGTGCGACCCGGATCTCTCGGGCGAGGCGACGACGCTGTCGCTCGTCGGCCCGCAGGCGTCCATCGCCGAGACCATCGACGGCTACGCGGCCGCGGGCGTCTCGCCGGATCTTCGCCGCCTCACCGCCTACGAGGGCCGATCCGGGCCGCTCGACGCGCTGACCGACCGCCAGCGCGAGGTGTTGCGGACGGCGTTCGAACTGGGGTACTACGACGTGCCGCGAACGGCCGCGACGACGGACGTCGCCGCCGAACTCGACCTTGACGACTCGACCGTCTCCGAGCACCTCCAGCGCGCGGAACGGAACCTGCTGGCTCGGCTGTTCGAGTAG
- a CDS encoding carbonic anhydrase, with amino-acid sequence MDETLRDLLAGNADHVANTPRDALESVQDGQRPSVVSMCCSDSRVSQEGMWAVDRPGEHFTPSNIGNQVWDADVGERIVNGSVLYPIHHCGTETVAVVGHTGCGAVTAAYDVARGEPAPRPLGVSKLVELLVPVVESGLADSRVDASPDGTPADGVDEATVRDQLVEYNVHEQVDFLREAPEVPDRVSAYGFVYDFHGTYGDDLGRTYLVNLDGTTGPTAIRDATPETVRETLGSTFDAALESLL; translated from the coding sequence ATGGACGAGACGCTCCGTGATCTGCTCGCCGGCAACGCCGACCACGTCGCCAACACGCCTCGGGACGCGCTCGAATCGGTGCAAGACGGACAGCGACCCAGCGTCGTCTCCATGTGCTGCTCGGACTCGCGGGTCTCGCAGGAAGGGATGTGGGCCGTCGACCGACCGGGCGAGCACTTCACGCCGAGTAACATCGGCAACCAGGTCTGGGACGCCGACGTGGGCGAACGCATCGTCAACGGCAGCGTGCTCTACCCGATCCACCACTGCGGCACCGAGACGGTCGCGGTCGTGGGCCACACCGGTTGCGGAGCCGTTACCGCGGCCTACGACGTCGCACGCGGCGAACCCGCGCCCCGCCCCCTGGGCGTCTCGAAACTCGTCGAGCTGCTCGTCCCGGTCGTCGAATCGGGGCTGGCCGATTCCCGCGTCGACGCCTCGCCCGACGGGACGCCGGCCGACGGCGTCGACGAGGCGACGGTCCGCGACCAGCTCGTCGAGTACAACGTCCACGAACAGGTCGACTTCCTCCGCGAGGCGCCCGAGGTGCCGGATCGCGTCTCCGCGTACGGCTTCGTCTACGACTTCCACGGCACCTACGGCGACGACCTGGGCCGGACGTACCTGGTGAACCTCGACGGCACCACGGGACCGACGGCGATCCGGGACGCGACCCCCGAGACGGTTCGCGAGACGCTCGGGTCGACGTTCGACGCCGCCCTCGAGAGCCTGCTCTGA